A single region of the Kineosporiaceae bacterium SCSIO 59966 genome encodes:
- the glnA gene encoding type I glutamate--ammonia ligase, whose protein sequence is MFKDADEVLRYLKDDDVKFVDVRFCDLPGVMQHFNMPAESFGSSAFTDGLMFDGSSIRGFQAIHESDMKLVPDAATAFVDPFRERKTLVINHSIVDPFTDEPYARDPRTIAAKAEAHLRNTGIADAAYFGAEAEFYVFDDVRFETKQNAGYYFIDSVEAAWNTGRAEEGGNRGYKTRYKGGYFPVPPVDHFADLRDEMTTTLQAVGLQVERAHHEVGTAGQQEINYRFSTLKHAADQLMIFKYVVKNVAWRAGKTVTFMPKPLFGDNGSGMHSHQSLWKDGEPLFYDERGYGGLSDTARWYIGGLLRHAPSLLAFTNPTVNSYHRLVPGYEAPVNLVYSQRNRSACVRIPVTGTSPKAKRIEFRVPDPSSNPYLAFSAMVMAGLDGIRNRIEPPEPVDKDLYELPPDEHAAIDQVPSSLPAVLDALEDDHDYLTEGDVFTPDLIETWIDFKRRNEVDPIRLRPHPHEFELYFDI, encoded by the coding sequence ATGTTCAAGGACGCCGACGAGGTGCTGCGCTACCTCAAGGACGACGACGTGAAGTTCGTCGACGTGCGGTTCTGCGACCTGCCGGGGGTGATGCAGCACTTCAACATGCCGGCGGAGTCGTTCGGTTCCAGCGCGTTCACCGACGGGCTGATGTTCGACGGCTCGTCGATCCGCGGGTTCCAGGCCATCCACGAGTCGGACATGAAGCTCGTCCCGGACGCCGCGACCGCGTTCGTCGACCCGTTCCGTGAGCGCAAGACCCTCGTCATCAACCACTCGATCGTCGACCCGTTCACCGACGAGCCGTACGCCCGCGACCCGCGCACCATCGCCGCGAAGGCAGAGGCGCACCTGCGCAACACCGGGATCGCCGACGCGGCGTACTTCGGTGCGGAGGCGGAGTTCTACGTCTTCGACGACGTGCGCTTCGAGACCAAGCAGAACGCCGGGTACTACTTCATCGACTCCGTCGAGGCGGCCTGGAACACCGGCCGCGCCGAGGAGGGCGGCAACCGCGGGTACAAGACCCGGTACAAGGGCGGCTACTTCCCGGTGCCGCCGGTCGACCACTTCGCCGACCTGCGCGACGAGATGACGACCACCCTCCAGGCCGTCGGGCTGCAGGTCGAGCGGGCGCACCACGAGGTCGGCACCGCGGGGCAGCAGGAGATCAACTACCGGTTCTCCACGCTGAAGCACGCCGCCGACCAGCTGATGATCTTCAAGTACGTGGTGAAGAACGTGGCGTGGAGGGCCGGCAAGACGGTCACGTTCATGCCCAAGCCGCTGTTCGGCGACAACGGCTCCGGCATGCACAGCCACCAGTCGCTGTGGAAGGACGGCGAGCCGCTGTTCTACGACGAGCGCGGCTACGGCGGCCTGTCCGACACCGCCCGCTGGTACATCGGCGGCCTGCTGCGGCACGCCCCGTCACTGCTCGCGTTCACCAACCCGACCGTCAACTCCTACCACCGGCTGGTGCCGGGGTACGAGGCACCGGTGAACCTCGTGTACTCCCAGCGCAACCGCTCGGCGTGCGTGCGCATCCCGGTGACCGGGACGTCACCGAAGGCCAAGCGCATCGAGTTCCGGGTGCCGGACCCGTCGTCCAACCCGTACCTGGCGTTCTCGGCGATGGTCATGGCCGGCCTGGACGGGATCCGCAACCGGATCGAGCCCCCCGAGCCGGTCGACAAGGACCTCTACGAACTGCCGCCCGACGAGCACGCCGCCATCGACCAGGTGCCCTCGTCGCTGCCCGCCGTGCTCGACGCGCTCGAGGACGACCACGACTACCTCACCGAGGGGGACGTGTTCACCCCCGACCTCATCGAGACCTGGATCGACTTCAAGCGGCGGAACGAGGTCGACCCCATCCGGCTGCGCCCGCACCCGCACGAGTTCGAGCTCTACTTCGACATCTGA
- the lepB gene encoding signal peptidase I — MTQSTSDPVAGASPERGRCRGVVAVGALVLFLLAMLAVVAGLTFSVMVTGSSMEPTLQQGDRLELDLLNRHAIERFDLVEALQPGPDDEGGGRPIVKRVIGLPGDRVAIVGDPVAPQVLIKPAGQDDVFRVENPAWPPRVGAGTESCCTPEGAVVRGGAQAWATVPESSYWVLGDNWGASTDSRIFGWVPREDIQARLWFRILPVSRFGTVDNDVRLVPVPDPPPVAGGA; from the coding sequence ATGACGCAGTCGACCTCGGACCCCGTAGCCGGCGCCTCCCCGGAGCGCGGCAGGTGCCGCGGGGTCGTCGCGGTCGGAGCCCTGGTGCTGTTCCTGCTCGCCATGCTCGCCGTCGTCGCCGGCCTGACCTTCTCGGTCATGGTGACGGGCAGCAGCATGGAGCCGACCTTGCAGCAGGGTGACCGCCTCGAGCTCGACCTGCTCAACCGGCACGCGATCGAACGGTTCGACCTCGTCGAGGCGCTTCAGCCGGGCCCCGACGACGAGGGCGGCGGTCGCCCGATCGTCAAGCGGGTGATCGGTCTGCCCGGGGACCGGGTGGCGATCGTAGGAGACCCTGTCGCGCCGCAGGTGCTGATCAAACCGGCCGGCCAGGACGACGTCTTCCGCGTCGAGAACCCTGCCTGGCCGCCGCGCGTCGGTGCCGGCACCGAGTCGTGCTGCACCCCAGAGGGAGCCGTCGTGCGCGGTGGCGCGCAGGCATGGGCCACCGTGCCGGAGAGCTCCTACTGGGTGCTGGGGGACAACTGGGGGGCCTCCACGGACTCACGCATCTTCGGGTGGGTACCTCGAGAGGACATCCAGGCGCGGCTGTGGTTTCGGATCCTGCCGGTCAGCCGCTTCGGTACGGTGGACAACGACGTCCGCCTAGTCCCCGTGCCCGACCCCCCGCCGGTAGCCGGGGGCGCCTGA